The genomic region CCTCCACCGGACGCTGCGCGAGCGAGGATATCGCACGATCTCGCTGGACACCGCCTCCGCGCACTATGAAGGCCGCGTCGTCGCCACCGACTCCCGCGCGGCGGTCCGCCTGGGCCTGGAGCACCTGTTCGCGCTTGGGCACGAGCGGATCACGCTGATGGTCAATGAGTACTTTCGCGAGGAAGACGTCCAGCGCAAGATCGAGGAGTTTCTGGAGACGATGGACACCCACGGGCTCTCCGGGCGTATCGCCTGCTCCGTCCAGCGTGGATATGAGGGCGGCTACGCCATGATGCCCGATATCTGGCGCGGCGCGGATGAGGAGCGCCCGACCGCCATCATGACCGTTTCCGACGCCGGGGCGTGGGCGGCGCTGCGCTGGCTCCGCGAGCACGGCGTCGCCGTTCCGGAACAAGTGTCCGTGGTAGGCTTTGAGGACGCCTCCTCCAGCCGGTACGTGACGCCGCCGCTCACCACCATCGCCCACCCTATCGACGCGCTTACCGCCCGCGCGGTCGAAATGCTGCTGGCCCCGTCTTGGGCCGAAACCCACCCCGTCCACGAAATGATTCCGCCCGCCCTGGTCGTTCGCGAAAGCACGGGTCCCGCCAGGCAGTGACGCCGCCGTCCCGCGCCGCTGTCATTGGGCGCCGAATTTTGTGATTTCGCGGGAAATAAGTACGCTAAAATTCCATTCGTTCGCTTGTTGACTTGCAATATCAATCGTGATAGAATGCACTCGCGCCGCCGCAAGAGCAGTACGCAGCCGCGTTTCCCACAGCAAGTTCGTGGATATGGCGTTTCGCCGCAGGCACTACCCATCGTCTCCAAATTGCGGCGCAACAAGTCGAAGGAGACTCGCCACTCGTCGAAAGGGAAAAACCATGCTCAAGCTTACGAAGACAACCACCGCGCTCGGCGTTTATGTGCTTTTTGCAACTATTGCGCCACAGTCAGCACATGCCGTTCAGGCGATCGCCATTGCCGGCGACAACACCCCCAATCCTACGATCAACTATTCGGGAGGCGTCTCAGGCGTCTTCAATCTGAACGTCCCCAATGGCTTCCTGCGCAGTAAGATCTCTCCCATGTTCAATCCCAGCGTTAAAATCGTCTTTTCGCCGCTGACCGGAGCCGGGGCGGCCGGCTACAGCTTTTTCCCGGCGGCCCAAGCCTTCGATCAAGTGCTCAGCGGCGGGAAGTTCCAGGTCGTGGATATCCCCACCGGCGTGGTCCTGCTCAGCGGCAGCTTCTCGAACGCCATCCTGCACGGGACCAACGGCTCCTCGTCCCTGGCGCTTACGCTGATGAAGGACAGCGTGCTCTACAACACGCCCTCGCCCTACTTCCCGGTCGGCGCCAGCCCACAAGGAGGCTCGCTCTCACTGGAGTTCGTCTCCACCGCTCCAGTCGCCGCCGCCTCTACCGGCTTCGGCGGTTTTAAAGCGAACGACGGAATTACGTTCGCCATCCACTAGAAGCGTTCGTCCGTGCGCCGGCCGTGCATCCCTTCGTGGATGTGCGGCCGGCTTTGCTTATGGAGCGTAACGGTCAGCCGGCGGCTTCCGCCGCGACTTTGGGGCGGCGGCCGTTGCTGGTTTTGGGTTTGAGATTGGCGGGGGCGGCGGGACCGTCTTCGAGGCCGGGAGGGGCCTGCATGCTGAGGACTCGGGAGATGCCGGGTTCCTGCATGGTGACGCCGTACCAGAGGG from Capsulimonas corticalis harbors:
- a CDS encoding GntR family transcriptional regulator — its product is MKRIPGAPLHAQINQQIVRMIEQQFRDGEAFYSEQELTQAFGVSRVTIRRALQDLDRMGYLVRKAGYGATVRKSGAHLTQEQADAVPQRAAPDAGGRRLRSIGLIGSGWQSEYIAAMVDKLTRACLERGVELKLRLMDRERPEAVLDQITEGPEEEALLLFVGDRLAVTLHRTLRERGYRTISLDTASAHYEGRVVATDSRAAVRLGLEHLFALGHERITLMVNEYFREEDVQRKIEEFLETMDTHGLSGRIACSVQRGYEGGYAMMPDIWRGADEERPTAIMTVSDAGAWAALRWLREHGVAVPEQVSVVGFEDASSSRYVTPPLTTIAHPIDALTARAVEMLLAPSWAETHPVHEMIPPALVVRESTGPARQ